DNA sequence from the Rhizobium sp. ARZ01 genome:
ATTACGGCCACGCGCTTGCCCTTGAACAGCGGGCCGTCGCAATGGGGGCAATAGGCAACGCCCTTGTTGCGGTACTGGTCCTCGCCCGGAACGCCCATCTGCCGCCAGCGCGCGCCAGTGGAAAGGATCACGGTCTTCGAGCGCAGCGTCGCTCCGTTGGCCAATTCGACTTTGATCATGTCTCTGCCGGGCACGAGCTTTTCGGCCCGCTGCAGGTTCATGATGTCGACGTCATAGTTCTTCACATGCGCTTCCAGCGACGCGGCAAGCTGCGGACCTTCGGTGTGGGGGACGGAGATGAAGTTCTCGATTGCCATGGTATCGAGCACCTGACCGCCGAAACGCTCGGCGGCGATGCCGGTGCGGATGCCCTTGCGCGCCGCATAAATTGCAGCCGCAGCCCCTGCCGGCCCACCGCCGATAATCAGCACCTCAAAGGGTTCACGCTCATTGAGCTTCGATGCGGCGCGGGCTGCCGAGTTCGTGTCCAGCTTGGCGACGATCTCCTCGACCTCCATGCGCCCCTGCGCGAAAACCTCGCCGTTGAGGTAGACGGTCGGGACCGACATGACCTGCCGGCTCTCCACCTCCGCCGGAAACACGCCGCCGTCGATCGCCACGTGCTTGACGCGCGGGTTGAGGACCGCCATCAGGTTCAGCGCCTGCACCACGTCCGGGCAGTTCTGGCAGGACAGCGAGAAATAGGTTTCGAAGGTCAGGTCGCCGTCGAGCTCGCGGATCTGGTCGATGATTGCCTGCTCGACACGCGGCGGATGGCCGCCGACCTGAAGGAGTGCCAGCACGAGCGAGGTGAACTCGTGGCCGAGCGGAATTCCGGCAAAACGCAGGCTGATGTCGTGACCGGGGCTATTTAGCGCAAACGACGGCGCGCGCTGACCGTCGTCGCGGCGCTCGATCACGGAAATCTTGTCGCTGAGCACGACCAGTTCGTTCAGCAGCGCCATCATCTCATGCGACTTCGCGCTGTCATCGGTAGAGGCCGTGATCTCTACCGGGCGAACGAGCTTTTCGAGATAGGCCTTGAGCTGGGATTTCAGATTGTCGTCGAGCATCGGGCACTCCGTATAGGAGCAACTCCCGCAAAACTAAGCAGCGGCTTTGCGTTTGGAATTGCGTACAAACAAGCAGTTAGACATCGCGGCCGCGGTCTTGGGAGGACGCGCGGCAGGGTTACCGCCCCGCATCGCGCGGGGCGGCGTATCGTCAAACGTCAGATCTTGCCGACGAGTTGCAGCGAGGGGGCGAGCGTCTTGGCGCCTTCTTCCCATTTGGCCGGGCAGACTTCACCGGGATGCGCCCGGACGTACTGGGCGGCCTTGACCTTGCGCAGCAGATCGGCGGCGTTGCGGCCGATGCCCTCGGCGGTGACTTCCATCGCCTGGATGATGCCATCAGGGTCGACGATGAAGGTGCCACGGTCGGCGAGGCCTTCGCCTTCGCGCATCACTTCAAAGTTGCGAGTGATCGCACCGGTCGGGTCGCCGATCATGGCATACTCGATCTTGCCAATCGTCTCGGACGCGTCATGCCAGCCCTTGTGGCTGAAGTGCGTGTCGGTCGAAACCGAGAACACCTCGACGCCGAGGCGCTGCAGTTCGGCGTAATGATCGGCCAGGTCACCGAGTTCGGTCGGGCAGACGAAGGTGAAGTCGGCCGGATAGAAGAAGAAGATCGCCCACTTGCCCTGGATGTCGGCTTCGCTCACTTCGATGAACTTGCCCTGCTTGAAGGCCTGCGCCTTGAACGGCTTGATGGGGGTAT
Encoded proteins:
- the ahpF gene encoding alkyl hydroperoxide reductase subunit F produces the protein MLDDNLKSQLKAYLEKLVRPVEITASTDDSAKSHEMMALLNELVVLSDKISVIERRDDGQRAPSFALNSPGHDISLRFAGIPLGHEFTSLVLALLQVGGHPPRVEQAIIDQIRELDGDLTFETYFSLSCQNCPDVVQALNLMAVLNPRVKHVAIDGGVFPAEVESRQVMSVPTVYLNGEVFAQGRMEVEEIVAKLDTNSAARAASKLNEREPFEVLIIGGGPAGAAAAIYAARKGIRTGIAAERFGGQVLDTMAIENFISVPHTEGPQLAASLEAHVKNYDVDIMNLQRAEKLVPGRDMIKVELANGATLRSKTVILSTGARWRQMGVPGEDQYRNKGVAYCPHCDGPLFKGKRVAVIGGGNSGVEAAIDLANIVAHVTLIEFDGKLRADDVLQRKLRSLPNVDILLNAKTTEVIGDGQKVTGLTYENRIAGQRHTLSLEGIFVQIGLLPNTEWLKGTVELSTRGEIVVDHHGQTSVPGVFAAGDCTTVPYKQIVIAVGEGAKASLAAFDHLMRTSAPDTDNAKAA
- the ahpC gene encoding alkyl hydroperoxide reductase subunit C; this encodes MSVLNTPIKPFKAQAFKQGKFIEVSEADIQGKWAIFFFYPADFTFVCPTELGDLADHYAELQRLGVEVFSVSTDTHFSHKGWHDASETIGKIEYAMIGDPTGAITRNFEVMREGEGLADRGTFIVDPDGIIQAMEVTAEGIGRNAADLLRKVKAAQYVRAHPGEVCPAKWEEGAKTLAPSLQLVGKI